The sequence below is a genomic window from bacterium.
GACCCCGGAACAAAACAACCGCTTTAACCTTGTTTCCTTCGAGAATAAAGCCGCGCGACTGTTTCACCTTTACATCAAAATCGTGATCGTCGGTCACCGGAGTAAAACGAATTTTCTTAACTTCGGAATGCGACTGTTTTTTTCTCGATTCCCGTTCCTTCTTCGCCAGTTGGAACTTATACTTGCCAAAATCGAGAATTTTGCATACCGGCGGGTTGGCCGTCGGAGCAATTTCAACGAGATCCAGCTCGTTTTCCCGCGCGATTTCGAGTGCAGTGCGCGGATCCATAATACCTAACTGCTCGCCATTCATACCAATGACCCGGATCTGTGGAACCCGGATTCGTTCATTGATGCGAATATTGCTTTTCTCGTCCGGTGGTGCTAACGGCGGTCTAACGGCAACTTCCTCCGAAACTTTATCTCATCGATCCGACGAAATGTTCGTCTCTGTCAAAATAACAACGCACGATTTCGCTTCACATCCGGGCGAACCCGGCACTGTGGGCGGTATAGGACTTGAACCTACGACCTCTTGCATGTCAAGCAAGCGCTCTAGCCAGCTGAGCTAACCGCCCGAATGAACTTGCCGACACTGCCACTCCCGGACATGCCTGTTCGAACATGGTGCCGAGGACCGGACTTGAACCGGTACGGATTTTACTCCGAGGGATTTTAAGTCCCTTGCGTCTGCCAATTTCGCCACCTCGGCAGGTCGGTGTAATGAGGCGGCGATCGGAATCGAACCGATGGATAAAGGTTTTGCAGACCTCTGCCTTACCACTTGGCTACGCCGCCGTCGACAGATTCGCCGTATAAATTAAAAACGGAGATACGCTCTCCGTCCTCGAAAGAGGGTCTCGCATCAGCCCGTCGCATCAGACAGCCGATTTGCATCAACTTTGACCGATACATTTGAGCGGGAGACCGGACTCGAACCGGCGACAATCACGTTGGCAACGTGACACTCTACCAACTGAGTTACTCCCGCGTGGGAACCTGTCGTAGTTCCCGCAGAGTGAAAATATAGAGCTTCAAGGATTTGATTGCAACTCGCTCGCGCGATTTGCATTTAGTCCGGAAGTGGAGCATATCGGGATCGAACCGATGACCTCTTGAATGCCATTCAAGCGCTCTCCCAAACTGAGCTAATGCCCCGCAACAAGCGTCCTCGTCTCAACCGGTTGGCCTCGAAAAAAACGCTCTTGCGACCCCACGGGGGTTCGAACCCCGGTTGCGAGGTCGAAAACCTCGAGTCCTAACCACTAGACGATGGGGTCGTCGCTTTCCGTTGTACGAAAAGCTCGGTAAAATAAAACCTCAGAAGCCGAATTGCAAACTTTCCCCTAACACCAAGTCTACACCGGACTCTCCGATTAGGAAATACTTGGAGTAAGCAACGGAAACGCGTACTTTCCCCCTTTCCTAAACCGAGATACGAGAAAAATGCAATGACGAAACAATCTGCCCAGTTTCCCACCCCGGCATCTTACGGCATCCCGGAAGAGTTGCCCGATATCGATTACGGAGTTATTAAGCGCGACGAGCACGCCCGTATCTATCGTTGGATGTTGTTGGGAAGACGGGTAGAAGAAACCGCGATCTCGCTCTACCGGCAAGGTAAGGTTGTCGGCGGCGTATATCCCGGCATTGGACATGAAGCAATTACTGTGGGTAGCACATTTCCGCTGCTGCAGGAGGATTGGCTCGCCCCGATGCACCGCGACCTCACGGCACAGATGGTGAAAGGGCAACCCTCAAAGTTCGTTTTCTCACAGTATCTCGGACGAAAGAACTCGCCAACTCACGGTAAAGACGGTTCTGTCCACCTCTCGAATTACGATTACAACATCAACGGCTGCATCAGTCACATCGGAGCGATGCTGCCGTTTATTGTCGGTGTCACCTACGCCGGAAAGCAGCGTGGTGAGTCGTGTTGCGCGGTTACCTACTTCGGTGACGGCGGCGTTTCCATCGGTGATTTTCACGAAGGAATGAACTTCGCTTCGGTAGTGAAAGCGCCGATTTTAGTCTTCATTGAGAACAACCAGTTTGCCTATTCAACACCGCTCGACAAGCAGTACAACATTAAATCACAAGCCGACCGCGCCATCGCCTACGGCATTCCCGGCATTTCCATCGACGGCAATAATGTGCTCGCCGTAGTCGCTGCCACAAAACATTTTCTGAATCGCGCTCGCGCCGGAAAGGGTCCTGCTCTCATTGAGTGTGTAACAATGCGAATACTGGGACACAGCGCGCACGATGCCGCCGATTATGTGCCCGGAAAAATGCTCGAAGAGTGGAAGAAATTTGATCCGATTCCACGCTATCAACGCTATCTCTTGCGGAAGAAAATCCTCAGCGAGCGGGAGTTCGGCGCAATTGAGGCAAGTGTCGAGGAAGAAATTCGACAAGGGGTCGAGTGGGCAGAGGCGCAACCATATCCAGCAGGGTGGGAAGCCGGCGAAGGGGTGTATGCAACAGGCCTCGCAAAACGCAGCAACAAGCTGTGGGAATAGTAGCGGTTCACAGGATCGATACGACTTTGTTATGTGTTGCGTAAACGCCCGTTCGCGCTTTTCACCTGCCGCAAAAAATATCAAGTATCGACAAATATCTTCTGCTAACTTGTCTCCTGAGAAAGGGAGACATCATGACCGAACAAACAACTCACCAATACCATGCCAGCACTCTCCGGGTTCTGCGATACCTCCAACAACACCTCGACGAGGCGATAGATCTGGAATTGCTGGCAAGTATCGCCGGTTTTTCGCCGTTTCACTATCATCGCATCTTTCGCGGCATGGTTGGCGAAACGGTAATGGAGCATGTCCGCCGATTGCGTCTGGAGCGATCTGCCAGCCGACTCACCCATTCCACCGATTCGATAACACAAATCGCTTTTGCAGCCGGTTACGAAACACTGGAAGCATTCTCTCGTGCGTTTCGCAATATGTTCGACGCCTCCCCATCTGAATTCCGCAAACGGAAACAACAATTGCTGTTTGGCAAACATCCCAGCGGAGTTCACTACTCACCCGATAACAAAACACTCGATCTTACACCACTCACTCAGAAAGG
It includes:
- the infC gene encoding translation initiation factor IF-3 produces the protein MRINERIRVPQIRVIGMNGEQLGIMDPRTALEIARENELDLVEIAPTANPPVCKILDFGKYKFQLAKKERESRKKQSHSEVKKIRFTPVTDDHDFDVKVKQSRGFILEGNKVKAVVLFRGRLLTRKEFGDDLLRRFITALAEVAKVETPIQMEGARSMSVQLMKK
- a CDS encoding thiamine pyrophosphate-dependent dehydrogenase E1 component subunit alpha, whose product is MTKQSAQFPTPASYGIPEELPDIDYGVIKRDEHARIYRWMLLGRRVEETAISLYRQGKVVGGVYPGIGHEAITVGSTFPLLQEDWLAPMHRDLTAQMVKGQPSKFVFSQYLGRKNSPTHGKDGSVHLSNYDYNINGCISHIGAMLPFIVGVTYAGKQRGESCCAVTYFGDGGVSIGDFHEGMNFASVVKAPILVFIENNQFAYSTPLDKQYNIKSQADRAIAYGIPGISIDGNNVLAVVAATKHFLNRARAGKGPALIECVTMRILGHSAHDAADYVPGKMLEEWKKFDPIPRYQRYLLRKKILSEREFGAIEASVEEEIRQGVEWAEAQPYPAGWEAGEGVYATGLAKRSNKLWE